The genomic region GGATCTCCACCGCGGCCGCCTGGTCGACAACCGCACGTTGACGCTTGCCCCGAACGCCACGCTCGGCCAGCCTACGAGAAGCGACCACGGTCGACATCCTCTCGTCAGTGAGCGTTACCGGGACGGGCGCTATCACATCGACCAGTCGGTCAGCGTACGCCTTCACTCCGACCGCCGCCGGGCCGTGCTTGCCGGCGAGATTGACCGGAAGGCCGACGACAACCTCGACGGCCTCGTGCTCGGCCACCAGAGCCGCCACCTGGGCAATGTCACTCGGCACCGCATCCGGCGCCGCCGTGAGGTCACGGGCCAGAGTGACAAGCGGCGTGGCGAGGATGCCGTCCGGATCCGAGCGGGAGATCCCCACCCGCACCTGACCGACGTCCACGCCGATCCGTACACCACGCATGCGCTCACTCACCGACTGTCACCTGAGGGGCAGACGAGCCAGGGCGGACCAAACGGTCCGCCCTGGTCGACACTGATCGTGATATCACGCCTCGGTGATCGCCTTCTCGACGGTGAGTAGCAGATTCGGCGCCTCGGCCGCGGGCAGGCCGCCGCCCTGGGCCAGATCGGGGCTGCCCCCACCACGCCCGGAGAACGCCGCCTTCACCAGGGCCGACGCCGCCAGGCCACGGCTGCGGGCCGCCGCGTTGACAGCCACCACCAGCGACGCCTTGCCGTTCGCCCGGGCCGCCACCGCTACCACCGCCGGCCGCGCCGGGTCGATCTTGCCGCGGATCTCCTGCGCCAGGGTCCGCACGTCGTTACCGGCCGCGCCCTCGGGCGCCTCGGTGCCCACGTACGCCACCCCACGCACGTCCTTCGCCTGCGCGGCGAGCGCTCCCGCCCCACCCAGCACCAGCTGGGCGCGCAGCTTCTCCAGCTCCTTCTCGGCGTCCCGGAGCTGGGTGACCGTCTGCTCCACCCGGTCGGCGACCTGGTCGTTGGGCACCCGGTACAGCTCGGCCAGCCGGGACACCAGCAGGTGCTCGCGGGCCAGGAAGCCGAACGCGTCCATGCCGACGAGCGCCTCGACGCGGCGCACACCCGAACCGATCGACGACTCGGAGAGGATTTTCACGAGGCCGAGCTGGGCCGAGCGCGCCACGTGCGTGCCGCCGCACAGCTCCCGGGCGTAGTCGCCGACCTCGACGACCCGCACCTCCTCGCCGTACTTCTCCCCGAAGAGCGCCATCGCCCCGATCCGCCGCGCCTCGTCCAGCGACGTGATGAAGGCGTGCACCTCCAGGTCGGCCAGCAGCACCTCGTTCACCTGCTGCTCCACGTCCCGCAGCACTGTCGGCGACACCCCGGTCGGGGTATTGAAGTCGAACCGCAGCCGGCCGGGCGCGTTCAACGAACCCGCCTGGGTGGCCGACTCGCCGAGGAAGTTACGCATGGTCTGGTGCACCAGGTGGGTGGCGGTGTGCGACCGGGAGATCGCCCGCCGCCGGGTGGTGTCGATCTCGGCGTAGCCGGTGTCGCCCGCGCGCACCTCACCCCGGATCACCCGGGCACGGTGCACGATCAGGCCGGGCACCGGCTGCTGCACGTCGAGCACCTCGACCTGACCGTCGCCGACGGTGATCATGCCGTGGTCGGGCTGCTGGCCACCGCCCTCGGCGTAGAACGGGGTCGTGTCGAGGACCAACTCGATGGTCTCGCCCTCGGCCGCCGCCTGAACCGGGCCGGCCCCGCCGAGCAGCGCCCGCACCCGCGACTCGCGCGCCACCTCGCTGTAGCCGGTGAACGTCACCGGGCCACCCGAGTCGAGCACCGACCGGTACGCCGACACGTCGGTGTGGCCGGTCTTGCGCGCCTGCGCGTCCGCCTTCGCCCGGGTCCGCTGGTCGGCCATCAACCGGCGGAAACCCTCGTCGTCGACCTTGAGGCCCTGCTCCGCAGCGATCTCCAGCGTCAGGTCGATCGGGAAGCCGTACGTGTCGTGCAACTGGAACGCCTTCGCACCGGACAGCGCCGTGCCGCCCGCCGTGCGGGTCTCGGCGATCGCCGTGTCCAGGATCGTGGTGCCCGCACGCAGCGTCGACAGGAAGGCGTCCTCCTCCGCGTACGCGTACTGCGCGATGCGGTCGAAGTCGGTCGCCAGCTCGGGGTACGACGGCGCCATGCAGTCCCGCGCCACCGGCAGCAACTCGGGCAGCGCCCGGTCCTGCCAGCCCAGCAGCCGAATCGACCGGATCGCCCGGCGCATGATCCGCCGCAGCACGTAGCCGCGACCCTCGTTGCTCGGCGTCACGCCGTCACCGATCAGCATCAGCGCGGTCCGCACGTGGTCGGCGACCACCCGCAGCCGTACGTCGTCGGGGTGCGACTCGCTCGCCACGTGCCCGGAGTGCGCGCCGTACCGCTTGCCGGTCAGCTCGGCAGCCCGGTCCAGGATCGGCCGGACCTCGTCGATCTCGTACAGGTTGTCCACACCCTGCAGGATCGAGGCCATCCGCTCCAGGCCCATGCCGGTGTCGATGTTCTTCGCCGGCAGGTCACCGAGGATCGGATAGTCGTCCTTGGTGGTGCCCGGCCCCCGCTCGAACTGCATGAAGACGAGGTTCCAGAACTCCATGTAGCGGTCCTCGTCGACCGCCGGGCCGCCCTCGCGGCCGTACTCCGGGCCCCTGTCGTAGAACAGCTCGGAGCACGGACCGCACGGCCCGGGAATCCCCATCGACCAGAAGTTGTCCGCCTTGCCCCGGCGGACGATCCGCGCCGCGGGCACACCCACCGAACGCCAGATGTCGTACGCCTCGTCGTCGTCGAGGTAGACCGTCGGCCAGATCCGCTCCGGGTCCAGACCGAACCCGCCGTCGGCCTGCGACTTGGTCACCAGGTCCCACGCGAGGGGAATCGCGCCGTCCTTGAAGTAGTCACCGAACGAGAAGTTGCCGTTCATCTGGAAGAACGTGCCGTGCCGGCTGGTCTTGCCGACCTCGTCGATGTCCGGGGTACGGATGCACTTCTGCACGCTCACCGCCCGCCGGTACGGCGCGGTCTGCTGACCCAGGAAGTAGGGGACGAACTGCACCATACCGGCGTTGACGAACAGCAGGTTCGGATCGCTGATGGCGGGCAGCGGAGCGGACGGCACCACGGCGTGGCCGTTCGCCTCGAAATGCGCGAGGTACCGCCGCTTGATCTCCGCCGTCTTCATCGCTGGTGTTCCTCCGGAAAGATTTCTCGATCGCCGATCCGCGGGTCCTCCCGCAGCTCGGCGTACTGGTCGTCGAACGCCTCGCCCCGAGCGAACGCGGCATGGATCTCCTGCTCACGCTCGGCCATCCCGATCCGGACGTCCTCCACGAAGCTACGCAGCGACTCGACCAGGCCGCCAGCGGATTCCGACAACGTGCTGGCGATGCCCGCCGGGGTGTACGCCTGCACCGTCCGGGTCGCCTTGCGGACCACGATCACGCCGACGGCCACACCGATGCCGAGCCAGAACAACCGCCTCATGTCTCGCTACCTCCTGCTGGCCGGCTGCTCAGCGGTTACCGCGCCGCGCGGCCCGCCGCTGCTGCTTGATGGTGTCGCGTACCTCGCGCTCGGTCTCGGCATGCCGGCGGCCAGCGGCGGCCTTGCGCACGCTGTAACCGAACGCGGCCACCTTCACCAGCGGGTTCGCGGCCGCGGCGGAGACCACCGTGGCCAGGTTGGCGACGTTGGCGGTGACGTTCTGCGCGTGGCTGGTCATGGTGTCGACCTTGGCCAGTTGCAGGTTCACACCGTCGAGCGACGTCTGCACCTGCTCCAGCGCGGTGTTGACGTTCTTCACCGTGGTGTTCACGTCGCCGAGCAAAGGTGCGGTCCGATCGTTGAGGTCGTTGATCATTCGGGTGGTGGCGTCCACCGTGTGCCGCAGCCGCAGGATCGGCAGCGTCAGGATGAGCACCAGCACCGCGAACGCGCTCGCCGCGATCAGCGCCGCGACCTCTCCCATGTCGCTCACGCCTGTCCTCCTCATACAGAGTTCCGCAGGATCCGACGTCCCCGGAACGCACCGCCACGGTGCCCACGCCGAACCACCGAGCCGTCGCCGGTCAGCGGTCGCGGGCGGGCCCGTCAGCCCCAGACCCTACCGTCCGTGATGGAGACCGGCTCAGGACGGTGAGGGTGTCAGGTCGCTGAGCGGATCCCCGCTGACCGTCGGGAACGGATCCTCGCCGGTCAGTGACGGGTCGGTGGCGGGCTGCGGTCTGGTCCGTTCGTCGTCGATGGCGTTGCGTACCTTCACCGACACCAACGAACCGGCACACTCCCCCGCAGCGGCCGATTCCTCCGGCGACGGCACGACCGCCGGCTCCCCGTCGACAGGCGGTGGCACACACGTCGGCTGGCGCACCCACAGGTCGAGGGTCAACTCGTCCTGACGCCAGCACGTGTAGGTGCCCTTCGTCTCCTGCTCGGGGCAGCGACTCACCTTCCACGGCTGCCAGCCGTCCTGACGAAGCGCGTCCTCGTACACCTTCGCCGTCTCCTCGGGCGACTTCTCGGAGGTGACGGTGCGCTCACGGAGCCGGCAGTCGAGCAGGCACCAGCGGCTGCCGCTGACGTCGTCGACAGTCTTCGTGGCGGCCCACGCGGGGACGTTGAGCTGGTCCAGGTTGTCGAAGACCGGGTCCCGGCTCAGCGTACGGACGCCGAAGAACAGCGGCACCGCGCCGAGCAGCACGACGCTGACCAGCACCAGCACCGCCGCCCGCAGCCGACGCCGCTCGCGCAATTGCCGGCGCAACTCCGACCGCGCGCCCGGGGCGCCTTCGTCGTCGTCGGGTGTGTCCGGACCGGCCGTACGCAAGGGCTGCCCGCCTGCCGGTTCGGAGGCGGGGCGGTCGGCCGACCCGGCCACGGCGGGCACCGCGGCGGCCGCTCGGGCCACGCCGACGGGCTCGCCGGGGCGGCCGGGCGGCGGCACGGGGGCGACGCCGCTGGGTTCGGGACGGCCGGCCTCGCGGTGCGGCGGCAGGGCACGACCGGCGGCGCGGTCCGCCGGACGGACCGGAGCGCCACCGCGCGCCGCCACCGGCGACCCGGGACCGGCAACGGGCTCGCCACCGGGCCGGGCGTCGCCGACGGGCGGACGGGCAGCACCGCGAGCCGGACCATCGGGACGGGAGCGCGGCAGGCCGTCCGGACCAGCACCCGGGGGCACAGCGCCACGGCCTGGACCATCCGGGTGCGCGGCACCTCGGTCGAGCGCGTCGATTCCGGGGCGAGGTGGGCCGTCGGGACCACGGCGACCGGCGGCCGGAGCGCCGCCGGGGTCGACCCGTGCCCTGCCGCCGGGCGCGGCGGCGCGGGCACCACCCCGTGCGGGCGCGCCACCGGGATTGGCGTACGGGTCGTCGCCGGGACGGGCAGCGGGGGGTCCGTCGACGCCGGGCCGGGCGACGCGACCAGTGGGAGCGGGCGCACCCGGGTCAGGTGGTGGCCCGACGGGCCGCTGACCGCCGGTGCGTTCCGCGGCTGGGTCCGGCACGGCGAGCGGACCCGTGGAGCGGCCCGTCAGATCGTCTGCGGACGGCGCCGGACGGCGCTCGGTGGGCCGGTTGCCGGCCGGGGCAGGCGCACCGCCGCCACGCCGGTTGACCACCGGCAGGCCGGGATCGGTGTGTGGCAGCCGGCCGGCCTGACGGAGCCAGTCCGCCGGACGTTCCGGGCGGTCCGCCCGGGGCTCACCGCCGACCGGAGGACGTCGGCCCTGCTCGTCGGTGGTCGCCCGGCGGCGGCCGGCGCCATCGGTGGGTGCGGTCCCCCCGCGAGCGGGGCCAACCGGCGCGGCACCGGTCGACGCCGGACCGGCACCAGGTTGTGCCGGACCGGGCTGCACAGGGCCGGACTGCGTCGGACGGGGCTGCCCGGGGCCTGGCTGCGTCGGACCAGGCTGCCGTGGGCCGGGCTGCGCCGGACCGCGCTGGCCGGGGCCGGGCTGCGCCGGTCCGGGACCCGGCTGCACAGTG from Micromonospora profundi harbors:
- the ruvX gene encoding Holliday junction resolvase RuvX encodes the protein MSERMRGVRIGVDVGQVRVGISRSDPDGILATPLVTLARDLTAAPDAVPSDIAQVAALVAEHEAVEVVVGLPVNLAGKHGPAAVGVKAYADRLVDVIAPVPVTLTDERMSTVVASRRLAERGVRGKRQRAVVDQAAAVEILQSWLDAQRRRT
- the alaS gene encoding alanine--tRNA ligase, with amino-acid sequence MKTAEIKRRYLAHFEANGHAVVPSAPLPAISDPNLLFVNAGMVQFVPYFLGQQTAPYRRAVSVQKCIRTPDIDEVGKTSRHGTFFQMNGNFSFGDYFKDGAIPLAWDLVTKSQADGGFGLDPERIWPTVYLDDDEAYDIWRSVGVPAARIVRRGKADNFWSMGIPGPCGPCSELFYDRGPEYGREGGPAVDEDRYMEFWNLVFMQFERGPGTTKDDYPILGDLPAKNIDTGMGLERMASILQGVDNLYEIDEVRPILDRAAELTGKRYGAHSGHVASESHPDDVRLRVVADHVRTALMLIGDGVTPSNEGRGYVLRRIMRRAIRSIRLLGWQDRALPELLPVARDCMAPSYPELATDFDRIAQYAYAEEDAFLSTLRAGTTILDTAIAETRTAGGTALSGAKAFQLHDTYGFPIDLTLEIAAEQGLKVDDEGFRRLMADQRTRAKADAQARKTGHTDVSAYRSVLDSGGPVTFTGYSEVARESRVRALLGGAGPVQAAAEGETIELVLDTTPFYAEGGGQQPDHGMITVGDGQVEVLDVQQPVPGLIVHRARVIRGEVRAGDTGYAEIDTTRRRAISRSHTATHLVHQTMRNFLGESATQAGSLNAPGRLRFDFNTPTGVSPTVLRDVEQQVNEVLLADLEVHAFITSLDEARRIGAMALFGEKYGEEVRVVEVGDYARELCGGTHVARSAQLGLVKILSESSIGSGVRRVEALVGMDAFGFLAREHLLVSRLAELYRVPNDQVADRVEQTVTQLRDAEKELEKLRAQLVLGGAGALAAQAKDVRGVAYVGTEAPEGAAGNDVRTLAQEIRGKIDPARPAVVAVAARANGKASLVVAVNAAARSRGLAASALVKAAFSGRGGGSPDLAQGGGLPAAEAPNLLLTVEKAITEA
- a CDS encoding DUF948 domain-containing protein, which translates into the protein MGEVAALIAASAFAVLVLILTLPILRLRHTVDATTRMINDLNDRTAPLLGDVNTTVKNVNTALEQVQTSLDGVNLQLAKVDTMTSHAQNVTANVANLATVVSAAAANPLVKVAAFGYSVRKAAAGRRHAETEREVRDTIKQQRRAARRGNR